A genomic region of Magnolia sinica isolate HGM2019 chromosome 6, MsV1, whole genome shotgun sequence contains the following coding sequences:
- the LOC131247929 gene encoding probable polyamine transporter At1g31830 isoform X1: protein MKLRNIAGQQSSTPMAEFHGIGYHGLGEEEAPRLENIRKVSVIPLVFLIFYEVSGGPFGIEDCVGAAGPLLALLGFLVFPFIWSIPEALITAEMGTMFPENAGYVVWVSSALGPYWGFQQGWMKWLSGVIDNALYPVLFLDYLKSAIPALGGGLPRMFAVLLLTVMLTYMNYRGLTIVGWVAVSLGIFSLLPFVIMGIIAIPKLEPSRWLVVNLHTVDWGLFLNTLFWNLNYWDSISTLAGEVQDPNRTLPKALFYALILVVCGFFFPLLIGTGAIRLDREKWTDGYFSDIAKMIGGVWLTWWIQGAAALSNMGMFVAEMSSDSFQLLGMAERGMLPELFRKRSRHGTPLVGILFSASGVVLLSWLSFQEIVAAENFLYCFGMILEFLAFIRLRMKYPTALRPYKIPVSTVGAILLCIPPTVLICVVLALASLKVMIVSLCAVVIGLVMQPCLKYIDKKRWVKFSVNSHLPEFRPAEQGPLHL, encoded by the exons ATG AAATTGAGGAACATAGCAGGCCAGCAATCTTCTACTCCAATGGCAGAATTCCATGGAATAGGTTATCATGGGCTTGGTGAAGAAGAAGCTCCGAGATTAGAGAATATCAGGAAGGTTTCAGTGATACCCCTTGTTTTTCTAATCTTCTACGAGGTCTCTGGTGGCCCTTTTGGAATTGAGGACTGTGTTGGTGCAGCTGGCCCACTTCTAGCCCTTCTAGGCTTTCTGGTTTTCCCATTCATATGGAGCATTCCAGAAGCCCTTATAACTGCCGAGATGGGCACCATGTTCCCCGAGAACGCAGGTTATGTTGTTTGGGTCTCATCTGCTTTGGGACCTTACTGGGGCTTTCAGCAAGGTTGGATGAAATGGCTGAGTGGTGTCATTGATAACGCTCTATACCCAGTTCTGTTTTTAGATTATTTGAAATCAGCTATTCCGGCATTGGGTGGGGGTTTACCAAGGATGTTTGCCGTGCTGCTTTTGACAGTTATGCTCACTTATATGAACTATAGGGGATTGACTATAGTTGGATGGGTTGCTGTGTCTTTGGGGATTTTTTCGCTCCTTCCCTTCGTCATTATGGGAATAATTGCCATACCGAAATTGGAACCATCAAGATGGTTGGTCGTTAACTTGCACACGGTGGACTGGGGTTTGTTCTTGAACACACTTTTTTGGAATCTAAACTATTGGGATTCGATCAGTACTCTTGCAGGAGAGGTTCAAGACCCAAATAGGACTTTGCCAAAGGCACTCTTTTATGCACTGATCTTAGTTGTCTGCGGGTTCTTTTTCCCCCTTCTGATCGGCACGGGAGCTATTAGGCTTGATAGGGAAAAGTGGACTGATGGGTATTTCTCGGATATTGCAAAAATGATTGGTGGGGTTTGGTTGACATGGTGGATACAAGGGGCTGCTGCACTGTCAAATATGGGAATGTTTGTAGCTGAAATGAGCAGTGACTCTTTTCAACTTCTTGGGATGGCGGAACGGGGGATGCTTCCTGAGTTATTTAGAAAAAGGTCTCGTCATGGAACTCCTCTTGTGGGGATCTTGTTCTCTGCGTCTGGTGTGGTTCTGCTTTCTTGGTTGAGCTTCCAAGAGATTGTGGCCGCTGAGAATTTCTTATACTGTTTTGGGATGATATTGGAGTTCTTGGCATTTATTAGGTTAAGGATGAAGTACCCAACTGCCTTGCGACCTTATAAAATACCTGTGAGTACGGTTGGTGCCATTTTACTGTGTATTCCGCCTACTGTATTGATTTGTGTGGTTTTAGCTCTTGCCTCTTTGAAAGTTATGATTGTTAGCTTATGTGCCGTGGTTATTGGGCTTGTTATGCAACCATGCCTGAAATACATTGACAAAAAGCGATGGGTCAAGTTCTCCGTAAATTCCCACCTCCCCGAATTCCGTCCTGCTGAACAGGGACCATTGCATCTGTGA
- the LOC131247929 gene encoding probable polyamine transporter At1g31830 isoform X2 yields the protein MAEFHGIGYHGLGEEEAPRLENIRKVSVIPLVFLIFYEVSGGPFGIEDCVGAAGPLLALLGFLVFPFIWSIPEALITAEMGTMFPENAGYVVWVSSALGPYWGFQQGWMKWLSGVIDNALYPVLFLDYLKSAIPALGGGLPRMFAVLLLTVMLTYMNYRGLTIVGWVAVSLGIFSLLPFVIMGIIAIPKLEPSRWLVVNLHTVDWGLFLNTLFWNLNYWDSISTLAGEVQDPNRTLPKALFYALILVVCGFFFPLLIGTGAIRLDREKWTDGYFSDIAKMIGGVWLTWWIQGAAALSNMGMFVAEMSSDSFQLLGMAERGMLPELFRKRSRHGTPLVGILFSASGVVLLSWLSFQEIVAAENFLYCFGMILEFLAFIRLRMKYPTALRPYKIPVSTVGAILLCIPPTVLICVVLALASLKVMIVSLCAVVIGLVMQPCLKYIDKKRWVKFSVNSHLPEFRPAEQGPLHL from the coding sequence ATGGCAGAATTCCATGGAATAGGTTATCATGGGCTTGGTGAAGAAGAAGCTCCGAGATTAGAGAATATCAGGAAGGTTTCAGTGATACCCCTTGTTTTTCTAATCTTCTACGAGGTCTCTGGTGGCCCTTTTGGAATTGAGGACTGTGTTGGTGCAGCTGGCCCACTTCTAGCCCTTCTAGGCTTTCTGGTTTTCCCATTCATATGGAGCATTCCAGAAGCCCTTATAACTGCCGAGATGGGCACCATGTTCCCCGAGAACGCAGGTTATGTTGTTTGGGTCTCATCTGCTTTGGGACCTTACTGGGGCTTTCAGCAAGGTTGGATGAAATGGCTGAGTGGTGTCATTGATAACGCTCTATACCCAGTTCTGTTTTTAGATTATTTGAAATCAGCTATTCCGGCATTGGGTGGGGGTTTACCAAGGATGTTTGCCGTGCTGCTTTTGACAGTTATGCTCACTTATATGAACTATAGGGGATTGACTATAGTTGGATGGGTTGCTGTGTCTTTGGGGATTTTTTCGCTCCTTCCCTTCGTCATTATGGGAATAATTGCCATACCGAAATTGGAACCATCAAGATGGTTGGTCGTTAACTTGCACACGGTGGACTGGGGTTTGTTCTTGAACACACTTTTTTGGAATCTAAACTATTGGGATTCGATCAGTACTCTTGCAGGAGAGGTTCAAGACCCAAATAGGACTTTGCCAAAGGCACTCTTTTATGCACTGATCTTAGTTGTCTGCGGGTTCTTTTTCCCCCTTCTGATCGGCACGGGAGCTATTAGGCTTGATAGGGAAAAGTGGACTGATGGGTATTTCTCGGATATTGCAAAAATGATTGGTGGGGTTTGGTTGACATGGTGGATACAAGGGGCTGCTGCACTGTCAAATATGGGAATGTTTGTAGCTGAAATGAGCAGTGACTCTTTTCAACTTCTTGGGATGGCGGAACGGGGGATGCTTCCTGAGTTATTTAGAAAAAGGTCTCGTCATGGAACTCCTCTTGTGGGGATCTTGTTCTCTGCGTCTGGTGTGGTTCTGCTTTCTTGGTTGAGCTTCCAAGAGATTGTGGCCGCTGAGAATTTCTTATACTGTTTTGGGATGATATTGGAGTTCTTGGCATTTATTAGGTTAAGGATGAAGTACCCAACTGCCTTGCGACCTTATAAAATACCTGTGAGTACGGTTGGTGCCATTTTACTGTGTATTCCGCCTACTGTATTGATTTGTGTGGTTTTAGCTCTTGCCTCTTTGAAAGTTATGATTGTTAGCTTATGTGCCGTGGTTATTGGGCTTGTTATGCAACCATGCCTGAAATACATTGACAAAAAGCGATGGGTCAAGTTCTCCGTAAATTCCCACCTCCCCGAATTCCGTCCTGCTGAACAGGGACCATTGCATCTGTGA